One Pleuronectes platessa chromosome 9, fPlePla1.1, whole genome shotgun sequence genomic region harbors:
- the prpf38a gene encoding pre-mRNA-splicing factor 38A isoform X3, translating into MANRTVKDANSIHGTNPQYLVEKIIRTRIYESKYWKEECFGLTAELVVDKAMELKFVGGVYGGNIKPTPFLCLALKMLQIQPEKDIIVEFIKNEDFKYVRLLGAMYMRLTGTAADCYKYLEPLYNDYRKIKSQNRNGEFELMHVDEFIDELLHEERMCDIILPRLQRRQVLEEAEMLDPRISALEEDLDEVETSDEEDEEEDKQQQERLQTPEPHRRSYRDSDRPRRSPSPRYRRSRSPRRRSRSPKRRSPSPRRERHRSKSPPRRHRSRSRDRRHRSKSPGQKTGHHRSHRHRSHSKSPERSSKKSHKKSRRNE; encoded by the exons ATGGCGAACAGAACCGTGAAGGATGCGAACAGCATCCACGGGACGAACCCGCAGTACCTGGTGGAGAAGATCATCCGGACCCGAATCTACGAGTCCAAGTACTGGAAGGAGGAATGCTTCGGCCTGACCG CCGAGCTGGTCGTGGACAAAGCCATGGAGCTGAAGTTCGTTGGAGGAGTCTACGGTGGAAACATCAAGCCCACCCCCTTCCTCTGCCTCGCGCTGAAGATGCTGCAGATTCAGCCGGAGAAAGACATCATCGTGGAATTCATCAAAAACGAGGATTTCAA ATATGTCCGTCTCCTCGGAGCCATGTACATGAGGCTGACGGGCACTGCAGCGGATTGTTACAAGTACCTGGAGCCTTTGTACAACGACTACAGAAAGATCAAGAGTCAGAACAGGAACGGAG AGTTTGAGTTGATGCACGTTGACGAGTTTATCGACGAGCTTCTTCACGAAGAGAGGATGTGTGACATCATCCTGCCCCGGCTTCAG aggAGACAAGTCCTCGAGGAGGCGGAGATGTTGGACCCACGCATCAGCGCTCTGGAGGAAGACCTGGATGAAGTGGAGACCAGTGAcgaagaagatgaggaagaagacaaG cagcagcaggagagactCCAGACCCCTGAACCTCACAGACGGAGTTACCGGGACAGCGACCGGCCTCGTCGCTCCCCGTCACCTCGCTACAGACGCAGCCGCTCGCCCAGACG gAGGAGCAGATCtccgaagaggaggag CCCGTCACCGCGGAGAGAGCGCCATCGCAGCAAGAGCCCCCCCCGCAGACACCGCAGCCGGTCCCGGGACCGGCGCCACCGCTCCAAATCCCCGGGTCAGAAAACAG GTCACCACAGGAGCCACCGACATCGCAGCCACTCCAAGTCtccagagag GAGTTCAAAAAAGAGCCACAAGAAGAGTCGGAGAAACGAGTGA
- the prpf38a gene encoding pre-mRNA-splicing factor 38A isoform X1, with amino-acid sequence MANRTVKDANSIHGTNPQYLVEKIIRTRIYESKYWKEECFGLTAELVVDKAMELKFVGGVYGGNIKPTPFLCLALKMLQIQPEKDIIVEFIKNEDFKYVRLLGAMYMRLTGTAADCYKYLEPLYNDYRKIKSQNRNGEFELMHVDEFIDELLHEERMCDIILPRLQRRQVLEEAEMLDPRISALEEDLDEVETSDEEDEEEDKQQQQERLQTPEPHRRSYRDSDRPRRSPSPRYRRSRSPRRRSRSPKRRSPSPRRERHRSKSPPRRHRSRSRDRRHRSKSPGQKTGHHRSHRHRSHSKSPERSSKKSHKKSRRNE; translated from the exons ATGGCGAACAGAACCGTGAAGGATGCGAACAGCATCCACGGGACGAACCCGCAGTACCTGGTGGAGAAGATCATCCGGACCCGAATCTACGAGTCCAAGTACTGGAAGGAGGAATGCTTCGGCCTGACCG CCGAGCTGGTCGTGGACAAAGCCATGGAGCTGAAGTTCGTTGGAGGAGTCTACGGTGGAAACATCAAGCCCACCCCCTTCCTCTGCCTCGCGCTGAAGATGCTGCAGATTCAGCCGGAGAAAGACATCATCGTGGAATTCATCAAAAACGAGGATTTCAA ATATGTCCGTCTCCTCGGAGCCATGTACATGAGGCTGACGGGCACTGCAGCGGATTGTTACAAGTACCTGGAGCCTTTGTACAACGACTACAGAAAGATCAAGAGTCAGAACAGGAACGGAG AGTTTGAGTTGATGCACGTTGACGAGTTTATCGACGAGCTTCTTCACGAAGAGAGGATGTGTGACATCATCCTGCCCCGGCTTCAG aggAGACAAGTCCTCGAGGAGGCGGAGATGTTGGACCCACGCATCAGCGCTCTGGAGGAAGACCTGGATGAAGTGGAGACCAGTGAcgaagaagatgaggaagaagacaaG cagcagcagcaggagagactCCAGACCCCTGAACCTCACAGACGGAGTTACCGGGACAGCGACCGGCCTCGTCGCTCCCCGTCACCTCGCTACAGACGCAGCCGCTCGCCCAGACG gAGGAGCAGATCtccgaagaggaggag CCCGTCACCGCGGAGAGAGCGCCATCGCAGCAAGAGCCCCCCCCGCAGACACCGCAGCCGGTCCCGGGACCGGCGCCACCGCTCCAAATCCCCGGGTCAGAAAACAG GTCACCACAGGAGCCACCGACATCGCAGCCACTCCAAGTCtccagagag GAGTTCAAAAAAGAGCCACAAGAAGAGTCGGAGAAACGAGTGA
- the prpf38a gene encoding pre-mRNA-splicing factor 38A isoform X2, with amino-acid sequence MANRTVKDANSIHGTNPQYLVEKIIRTRIYESKYWKEECFGLTAELVVDKAMELKFVGGVYGGNIKPTPFLCLALKMLQIQPEKDIIVEFIKNEDFKYVRLLGAMYMRLTGTAADCYKYLEPLYNDYRKIKSQNRNGEFELMHVDEFIDELLHEERMCDIILPRLQRRQVLEEAEMLDPRISALEEDLDEVETSDEEDEEEDKQQQQERLQTPEPHRRSYRDSDRPRRSPSPRYRRSRSPRRRSRSPKRRSPSPRRERHRSKSPPRRHRSRSRDRRHRSKSPGQKTGHHRSHRHRSHSKSPERSSKKSHKKSRRNE; translated from the exons ATGGCGAACAGAACCGTGAAGGATGCGAACAGCATCCACGGGACGAACCCGCAGTACCTGGTGGAGAAGATCATCCGGACCCGAATCTACGAGTCCAAGTACTGGAAGGAGGAATGCTTCGGCCTGACCG CCGAGCTGGTCGTGGACAAAGCCATGGAGCTGAAGTTCGTTGGAGGAGTCTACGGTGGAAACATCAAGCCCACCCCCTTCCTCTGCCTCGCGCTGAAGATGCTGCAGATTCAGCCGGAGAAAGACATCATCGTGGAATTCATCAAAAACGAGGATTTCAA ATATGTCCGTCTCCTCGGAGCCATGTACATGAGGCTGACGGGCACTGCAGCGGATTGTTACAAGTACCTGGAGCCTTTGTACAACGACTACAGAAAGATCAAGAGTCAGAACAGGAACGGAG AGTTTGAGTTGATGCACGTTGACGAGTTTATCGACGAGCTTCTTCACGAAGAGAGGATGTGTGACATCATCCTGCCCCGGCTTCAG aggAGACAAGTCCTCGAGGAGGCGGAGATGTTGGACCCACGCATCAGCGCTCTGGAGGAAGACCTGGATGAAGTGGAGACCAGTGAcgaagaagatgaggaagaagacaaG cagcagcagcaggagagactCCAGACCCCTGAACCTCACAGACGGAGTTACCGGGACAGCGACCGGCCTCGTCGCTCCCCGTCACCTCGCTACAGACGCAGCCGCTCGCCCAGACG gAGGAGCAGATCtccgaagaggaggag CCCGTCACCGCGGAGAGAGCGCCATCGCAGCAAGAGCCCCCCCCGCAGACACCGCAGCCGGTCCCGGGACCGGCGCCACCGCTCCAAATCCCCGGGTCAGAAAACAG